The following proteins are encoded in a genomic region of Haloarcula marina:
- the dinB gene encoding DNA polymerase IV: protein MDAGRLPGTNQREQVVAHVDMDCFYAACERRREPALDGEPLVVGMGYESGTTHGAVATASYEAREYGVESAMAISEALERLPRKVEAAADPDLSVDDAGFYRQVDLDHYEAVAAEVNKILHETADVVREVSIDEAYLDVTDEVGWDDAEAWAADLKAAIEDSVEVVASVGVAPTMSAAKVASDHDKPDGLVVVEPGEVRSFFAPLPVEEVHGVGPVTVRELAEIGVETAGDLAEADPETLDAKFGERGREIRRYARGEDTRTVTPRGDPKSLSRESAFTEAVEETAEKERKVRTLAAAVADRAQRRGARYQTIGIKVVEPPFDVNTRARSLPGPVADADLVESVALDLLDEFTDAAVRKIGVRVSNLDFSVGEQASLAGFEGDGGGAATGRGDHGDDDGRNGQASLAAFEDTTETAEVTEDGGPPADGQASLRDFR from the coding sequence ATGGACGCGGGTCGGCTCCCGGGAACGAACCAGCGCGAGCAAGTGGTCGCACACGTCGACATGGACTGCTTCTACGCAGCCTGCGAACGCCGCCGAGAACCCGCCCTCGACGGCGAACCCCTCGTCGTCGGCATGGGCTACGAGAGCGGGACGACACACGGGGCCGTCGCGACAGCGAGTTACGAGGCGCGGGAGTACGGCGTCGAATCTGCGATGGCTATCTCCGAGGCGTTAGAGCGCTTGCCGCGGAAGGTTGAGGCGGCAGCGGACCCGGACCTGTCAGTGGACGACGCGGGATTCTACCGACAGGTGGATTTGGACCACTACGAGGCCGTCGCGGCCGAGGTGAATAAGATTCTCCACGAGACGGCCGACGTGGTCCGCGAGGTGAGCATCGACGAGGCGTACCTGGACGTGACCGACGAGGTGGGCTGGGACGACGCCGAAGCGTGGGCCGCCGACCTCAAGGCAGCCATCGAGGACTCAGTGGAAGTCGTCGCCAGCGTCGGCGTCGCGCCGACGATGAGCGCCGCGAAAGTCGCGAGCGACCACGACAAACCCGACGGCTTGGTCGTCGTCGAACCCGGAGAAGTACGGTCGTTTTTCGCGCCGCTCCCCGTCGAGGAAGTCCACGGGGTCGGGCCGGTGACCGTGCGCGAACTCGCCGAAATCGGCGTCGAGACGGCGGGTGACCTCGCAGAGGCGGACCCGGAGACGCTGGACGCGAAGTTCGGCGAGCGTGGGCGAGAGATTCGCCGGTACGCCCGCGGCGAGGACACGCGAACGGTGACGCCGCGCGGGGACCCGAAGAGCCTCTCTCGCGAGTCGGCGTTCACCGAGGCCGTCGAGGAAACGGCCGAGAAAGAACGGAAGGTCCGGACGCTCGCCGCCGCAGTCGCCGACCGGGCACAGCGACGCGGCGCGCGGTATCAGACCATCGGTATCAAGGTGGTCGAACCGCCCTTCGACGTGAACACGCGCGCCCGGTCGCTGCCGGGACCGGTGGCCGACGCCGACCTCGTGGAGTCGGTGGCGCTGGACCTCTTGGACGAGTTTACCGACGCCGCGGTCCGCAAAATCGGCGTTCGCGTCTCGAACCTCGACTTCTCTGTCGGCGAACAGGCGAGCCTCGCTGGGTTCGAGGGCGACGGTGGCGGAGCGGCCACGGGCAGGGGCGACCACGGAGACGACGACGGACGGAACGGACAGGCAAGCCTCGCGGCTTTCGAAGACACGACCGAAACCGCAGAGGTCACCGAGGACGGTGGCCCGCCCGCCGACGGACAGGCCTCGCTACGCGACTTCCGCTGA
- the tpiA gene encoding triose-phosphate isomerase, whose translation MFVLVNLKAYPCDPIEVATAAADVSDDSGVRVAVAPQAAHIDAVAETGVETWAQHVSPNEYGSHTGSTLAEAVADAGAVGTLLNHSENRMKLADIDASLDAADRADLETIVCANNPEQIGAAAALGPDAVAVEPPELIGTGTPVSKADPDIVTGAVDAAARVDGDVDVLCGAGISTGEDLVSASDLGATGVLLASGVAKADDPRAALEDLVEPLN comes from the coding sequence ATGTTCGTCCTCGTCAACCTGAAGGCGTATCCGTGCGACCCGATCGAAGTAGCGACCGCCGCCGCCGACGTGAGCGACGATTCCGGCGTCCGCGTTGCCGTCGCTCCGCAGGCCGCCCACATCGACGCTGTCGCCGAGACGGGCGTCGAGACGTGGGCGCAACACGTCAGCCCCAACGAGTACGGGAGTCACACCGGCAGTACGCTCGCCGAGGCCGTCGCCGACGCGGGCGCGGTCGGCACGCTCTTGAACCACTCCGAGAACCGCATGAAACTCGCGGACATCGATGCCAGCCTCGACGCGGCCGACCGGGCCGACCTCGAAACAATCGTCTGTGCCAACAACCCCGAGCAAATCGGCGCGGCCGCGGCCCTCGGCCCCGACGCCGTCGCCGTCGAGCCACCGGAACTCATCGGGACCGGGACGCCCGTGAGCAAGGCCGACCCGGACATCGTCACCGGCGCTGTCGACGCCGCCGCCCGCGTGGACGGCGACGTGGACGTGCTCTGCGGCGCGGGCATCTCCACCGGCGAAGACCTCGTCTCGGCCAGCGACCTCGGCGCGACGGGCGTCCTGCTGGCGAGCGGCGTCGCGAAGGCCGACGACCCTCGGGCGGCGCTCGAAGACCTCGTCGAACCGCTGAACTAA
- a CDS encoding DUF6498-containing protein: MPSRTRENAAPVSFLPTLAANLFPLVGIAVFEWRVAELLAVYWVEIGVALVSYGVAALFARRPVVLDGRQFYLPGVSPEADRAEKWERDPRPLDLPWSLPPVYPRNGRLVFLTLVTGFGFLGFFLAASPGVVESLRSPWLGLAAAGMVLSDWQHLSREFFSENRYEELSAHMVLEIPGRFLFFAVAYVLLLGSIGLLSLVFGIFLLREMGIVVPAFELADLFAATIVVGKVAVEWSRFRAETEAEPSGFATWFLPEDPRE, translated from the coding sequence GTGCCCTCACGAACCCGCGAGAACGCAGCTCCGGTGTCGTTCCTCCCGACGCTCGCCGCGAACCTGTTTCCCCTCGTTGGCATCGCCGTCTTCGAGTGGCGTGTCGCGGAATTGCTGGCGGTCTACTGGGTGGAAATCGGCGTCGCGCTGGTCTCCTACGGCGTCGCCGCGCTGTTCGCGCGTCGACCGGTGGTACTCGACGGTCGACAGTTCTACCTCCCGGGCGTGAGCCCCGAGGCCGACCGCGCCGAGAAGTGGGAGCGCGACCCTCGCCCCCTCGACCTCCCGTGGTCGCTCCCACCGGTGTACCCGCGAAACGGCAGACTTGTCTTCCTGACGCTCGTCACGGGATTCGGCTTTCTGGGTTTCTTTCTCGCGGCATCGCCGGGCGTCGTGGAGAGTCTGCGTTCGCCGTGGCTCGGGCTAGCGGCGGCCGGGATGGTTCTCTCTGACTGGCAACACCTTTCTCGCGAGTTCTTCAGCGAGAACCGCTACGAGGAGCTATCCGCGCACATGGTGCTGGAGATACCCGGCCGATTCCTCTTTTTCGCGGTCGCCTACGTACTTCTCTTGGGGTCAATCGGTCTGCTCTCGCTCGTTTTCGGCATATTCCTCCTTCGAGAGATGGGCATCGTCGTTCCGGCGTTCGAGTTGGCGGACCTCTTCGCGGCGACGATAGTGGTGGGAAAGGTCGCCGTCGAGTGGTCGCGGTTCCGAGCAGAGACCGAGGCAGAGCCATCCGGGTTCGCGACGTGGTTCCTGCCGGAGGACCCGCGGGAGTGA
- a CDS encoding response regulator transcription factor, whose translation MTLGDANGTPTVLVVEDEQHLADLYTDYLADRYRVETAYSGEEGIAMLSPDVDVVLLDRRMPVVSGNEVLAEIEEQGYPCRVAMVTAVNPDFDIIEMRVDDYLVKPVTREDLREVVERLHKIAAYNEQLQELTSQKLKRNVLQVEKTQAELESSERYRRLQSEIADIEKNVDALAAELDVEKEDLRL comes from the coding sequence GTGACACTTGGGGACGCGAACGGAACACCGACAGTACTCGTCGTCGAAGACGAACAGCACCTCGCCGACCTCTACACGGACTACCTCGCCGACCGGTACCGCGTGGAGACGGCTTACAGCGGCGAGGAGGGCATCGCGATGCTCTCGCCGGACGTCGACGTGGTACTGCTGGACCGTCGGATGCCGGTCGTCTCGGGCAACGAGGTGCTCGCCGAAATCGAAGAGCAGGGCTACCCCTGTCGGGTGGCGATGGTGACAGCGGTGAATCCCGACTTCGACATCATCGAGATGCGCGTCGACGACTATCTCGTCAAGCCGGTGACCCGCGAGGACCTGCGGGAAGTCGTCGAACGACTCCACAAAATCGCCGCCTACAACGAGCAACTGCAAGAACTCACCTCGCAAAAGCTCAAACGGAACGTCCTGCAGGTCGAGAAGACGCAGGCGGAACTCGAATCCAGCGAGCGCTATCGGCGCTTGCAGTCGGAAATCGCCGACATCGAGAAGAACGTCGACGCGCTAGCCGCGGAGTTAGACGTCGAGAAAGAAGACTTGCGCCTCTAG
- a CDS encoding helicase HerA domain-containing protein, producing the protein MAETEHITVADTSSGPGGAEEPGQSVDVPVVELLTGRGFITGKSGSGKSNTASVVAEKLLDNGFGLLIVDIDGEYYGLKEEYEILHVGGDEECDIQVTEEHAGKIASLALEQNVPIILDVSSFLDESEAETLLTEVAKQLFAKAKKQKQPFLLLVEECHEWIPEKGGMGEVGKMLIKIGKRGRKHGLGIVGISQRPADVKKDYITQCDWLVWHRLTWNNDTKVVGRILDTNYADAVEDLNDGEAFMMTDWAESVRRVQFHRKQTFDAGATPGLDDFERPELKSVSDDLVSELETISEEKQATENRIKDLREELDKKNSRIAELETELQDARDLQRMAEQFTDALVGHVEGYNPGRTAQEEMRRHRERFVTNGDAPDARHDGDSDSKADENSDEGGEPADATSGGGFGDAFSAFAAGGAAMNGGSPDESDASANGSTTNGSGGDPDEALAAAIAAVEDDATEQNTSPDVDEVEPDDEANPVVTDIVADIDAMAEKTRRMLSYYRAQGPGTPLNAHFSAGGSGDRTSAYARNRTLRLRGLIEHVGRGKYDYRLRDLVDEESDARLDEDEREELASRIEREAVDGHSTSQ; encoded by the coding sequence ATGGCAGAGACTGAACACATCACTGTCGCGGACACGAGTTCGGGGCCCGGCGGCGCCGAGGAACCGGGCCAGTCCGTCGACGTGCCGGTGGTCGAACTGCTGACGGGCCGCGGATTCATCACCGGCAAGTCCGGGTCGGGGAAGTCCAACACGGCCAGCGTCGTCGCCGAGAAACTGCTCGACAACGGCTTCGGCCTCCTCATCGTCGACATCGACGGCGAGTACTACGGCCTAAAAGAGGAGTACGAGATTCTGCACGTCGGCGGCGACGAGGAGTGTGACATCCAGGTCACGGAGGAGCACGCGGGCAAAATCGCCTCGCTCGCCTTGGAGCAGAACGTCCCCATCATCCTCGACGTCTCGTCGTTCTTGGACGAATCGGAGGCCGAGACGCTGTTGACCGAAGTCGCCAAACAACTGTTCGCCAAGGCGAAAAAGCAGAAACAGCCGTTTCTCTTGCTCGTCGAGGAGTGTCACGAGTGGATTCCGGAGAAGGGCGGGATGGGCGAAGTCGGGAAGATGCTCATCAAAATCGGCAAGCGCGGGCGGAAACACGGCCTCGGAATCGTCGGCATCAGTCAGCGACCGGCCGACGTGAAGAAGGACTACATCACCCAATGCGACTGGCTGGTGTGGCACCGACTGACGTGGAACAACGACACGAAAGTGGTCGGTCGTATCCTCGACACCAACTACGCAGACGCCGTCGAGGACCTGAACGACGGCGAAGCGTTCATGATGACCGACTGGGCCGAGTCCGTCCGCCGCGTCCAGTTCCACCGCAAGCAGACGTTCGACGCGGGCGCGACGCCCGGCCTCGACGACTTCGAACGGCCGGAACTGAAGTCCGTCAGCGACGACCTCGTCTCCGAACTCGAAACGATTAGCGAGGAGAAGCAGGCAACCGAGAACCGAATCAAAGACCTCCGCGAGGAACTGGACAAGAAGAACTCGCGCATCGCCGAACTGGAGACAGAACTACAGGACGCTCGCGACCTCCAGCGGATGGCCGAGCAGTTCACCGACGCCCTCGTCGGTCACGTCGAGGGGTACAACCCCGGACGAACCGCACAAGAGGAGATGCGGCGTCACCGCGAACGGTTCGTGACCAACGGCGACGCCCCCGACGCCCGCCACGACGGGGACTCGGATTCCAAGGCGGACGAAAACAGCGACGAGGGAGGCGAACCTGCGGACGCCACGTCCGGCGGCGGGTTCGGGGACGCGTTCAGCGCCTTCGCCGCCGGCGGGGCGGCGATGAACGGCGGCAGTCCCGACGAGTCGGACGCGTCTGCGAACGGGTCGACGACGAACGGTTCTGGAGGCGACCCCGACGAAGCGCTCGCGGCCGCGATTGCGGCCGTCGAGGACGATGCGACGGAGCAGAATACCTCCCCGGACGTGGACGAGGTCGAACCGGACGACGAGGCGAATCCGGTCGTCACCGACATCGTCGCCGACATCGACGCGATGGCGGAGAAGACCCGCCGGATGCTCTCCTACTACCGGGCGCAGGGACCGGGAACGCCCCTCAACGCCCACTTCTCCGCTGGCGGGTCCGGCGACCGCACGTCGGCGTACGCCCGCAACCGGACGCTACGCCTGCGCGGCCTCATCGAACACGTCGGCCGCGGGAAGTACGACTATCGACTCCGTGACCTCGTCGACGAGGAATCGGACGCGCGGCTAGACGAGGACGAACGAGAGGAACTGGCCTCGCGCATCGAACGCGAAGCGGTCGACGGACATTCCACGTCGCAGTAA